In the Gemmatimonadaceae bacterium genome, one interval contains:
- the lpdA gene encoding dihydrolipoyl dehydrogenase, whose translation MPDNSPSTVDVVIIGGGPGGYVAAIRAAQLGLATVCVEQAKTLGGTCVNIGCIPSKALLTSSEHYEFARLHAAAHGVKTSGVELDLAAMLKRKDDVVAQNTKGIEFLFRKNKITWAKGRGTLKAGNVVDVAGEDGKTTSYQAKHVIIATGSIPIELPFLKFDEDRVLSNDGALRIAEVPKHLVVIGGGIIGLELGSVWRRLGAKVTVVELTPTILPGTDHEVVKEADKIFRKQGLDLRVGTKVTGARVEKNRVLVDIDANGKTETLEADRVLVSVGRKPSLQGIDAKALGLNVGQRGELVVDGQMRTNLPDVYAIGDAVGGKLLAHKAEEEGVVAAEVIAGHKARMDYRSMPSVVYTWPEIATVGLSEQEVKDSGRKFKVGKFPFSANGRARSMNETSGFVKFIADAKTDELLGCHIIGANASELIQEVVLAFEYRGSSEDIGITVHSHPTLSEVVKEAALGVLGRSIHI comes from the coding sequence ATGCCTGACAATTCCCCGTCCACCGTCGACGTAGTAATCATCGGCGGCGGCCCCGGCGGCTACGTCGCCGCGATCCGCGCCGCGCAGCTCGGACTCGCCACCGTCTGCGTCGAGCAGGCGAAGACGCTCGGCGGAACGTGCGTCAACATCGGCTGCATTCCTTCGAAGGCGCTGCTGACTTCGTCCGAGCACTACGAGTTCGCGCGGCTGCACGCCGCCGCGCACGGCGTGAAAACGTCCGGCGTCGAGCTGGACCTCGCCGCGATGCTCAAGCGCAAGGACGACGTCGTCGCGCAGAACACCAAGGGAATCGAGTTCCTCTTCCGGAAGAACAAGATCACCTGGGCGAAGGGACGCGGAACGCTGAAGGCCGGCAACGTCGTGGACGTCGCGGGCGAGGACGGCAAGACCACCAGCTACCAGGCGAAGCACGTGATCATCGCGACGGGCTCGATCCCGATTGAGCTGCCCTTTCTCAAGTTCGACGAGGACCGCGTGCTCTCCAATGACGGCGCGCTGCGGATTGCCGAAGTGCCGAAGCATCTCGTCGTCATCGGCGGCGGAATCATCGGACTCGAGCTCGGCTCCGTCTGGCGCAGGCTCGGCGCGAAAGTGACCGTCGTCGAGCTGACGCCGACGATTCTTCCCGGCACCGACCACGAGGTCGTCAAGGAAGCAGACAAGATCTTCCGCAAGCAGGGGCTCGACCTCCGCGTCGGCACCAAGGTCACCGGCGCGCGCGTCGAGAAGAACCGCGTGCTCGTGGACATAGACGCGAACGGCAAGACCGAGACGCTCGAAGCGGACCGCGTGCTCGTCTCCGTCGGACGCAAGCCGTCGCTTCAGGGAATCGACGCGAAGGCGCTTGGCCTCAACGTCGGTCAGCGCGGCGAGCTGGTGGTGGACGGCCAGATGCGCACCAATCTCCCGGACGTGTACGCCATCGGCGACGCGGTCGGCGGCAAGCTGCTCGCGCACAAGGCCGAAGAGGAAGGCGTCGTCGCGGCGGAGGTGATCGCGGGCCATAAGGCGCGCATGGATTACAGGTCGATGCCCTCGGTGGTGTACACCTGGCCCGAGATCGCGACCGTCGGCCTGTCCGAGCAGGAGGTGAAGGACAGCGGCCGCAAGTTCAAGGTCGGCAAGTTTCCCTTTTCCGCGAACGGCCGCGCGCGCAGCATGAACGAGACGAGCGGCTTCGTGAAGTTCATCGCCGACGCCAAGACCGACGAGCTGCTCGGCTGCCACATCATCGGCGCGAACGCATCGGAGCTGATTCAGGAAGTGGTGCTCGCGTTCGAGTACCGCGGCTCGTCGGAGGACATCGGGATCACGGTGCATTCGCATCCGACGCTGTCCGAGGTGGTAAAGGAAGCGGCGCTCGGCGTGCTTGGGCGGTCGATTCACATTTGA
- a CDS encoding sulfite exporter TauE/SafE family protein, whose translation MGTEQLLLFVLAVASGATATVAGFGIGSVLTPFLALRIGTPLAVAAVALPHALAAGFRLTLLWTEVDWAVLKRFGIASAVGSLVGALLQPMFGLRGLTLVLGALLVLTAIVTITGWLEARAFPREVAYGLGGVSGLFGGLVGNQGGVRSGALLAFDLSPRAFVATGTASAVLVDLARTPVYLWRAGGELGELLPTIAVMAVGVLLGTLAGERFLRRLPKKTFRKVVAIAVGLVGIWLIVSEL comes from the coding sequence CTGGGTACTGAACAGCTTCTCCTTTTCGTCCTTGCGGTCGCATCCGGGGCGACGGCGACGGTAGCGGGGTTCGGAATTGGCAGCGTCCTTACGCCGTTCCTCGCGCTCAGGATTGGGACACCCCTCGCCGTTGCCGCCGTAGCGCTACCACACGCATTGGCCGCGGGATTTCGACTCACATTACTGTGGACTGAAGTTGACTGGGCCGTGCTCAAGCGGTTCGGGATCGCGAGCGCGGTGGGATCGCTCGTTGGCGCGCTGCTGCAGCCGATGTTTGGATTGCGCGGGCTCACGCTCGTGCTCGGCGCGCTGCTCGTGCTCACGGCGATCGTCACGATCACGGGCTGGCTCGAGGCGCGCGCGTTTCCGCGCGAAGTCGCGTACGGGCTCGGCGGAGTCTCCGGCTTGTTCGGCGGGCTCGTGGGCAATCAGGGAGGCGTGCGATCCGGCGCGCTGCTCGCTTTTGATCTCTCGCCGCGCGCGTTCGTCGCGACGGGCACTGCGTCGGCGGTGCTGGTGGATCTCGCGCGGACGCCGGTGTACCTCTGGCGCGCGGGGGGCGAGCTCGGCGAGCTGCTGCCGACGATCGCGGTGATGGCAGTCGGCGTGCTTTTAGGAACGCTCGCGGGGGAGCGGTTTCTCCGTCGGTTGCCGAAGAAGACGTTCAGGAAAGTGGTGGCGATCGCTGTCGGATTGGTGGGGATCTGGTTGATCGTGAGCGAGCTGTAG
- a CDS encoding PIN domain-containing protein, which translates to MKVGYVDTSCLVALALAEPAAARIQRRLSGFDELHASNLLEAELNSVMLRERSASTPALFKGISWVVPDRPLHAEIARVLEAGYVRGTDCWHLASALYLAREPETLIFLTLDMRQLAVARKLGFQE; encoded by the coding sequence ATGAAGGTTGGGTACGTAGATACGTCGTGTCTTGTCGCATTGGCCCTGGCTGAGCCGGCCGCGGCCAGGATACAACGCAGGCTGAGTGGCTTTGACGAGCTCCATGCTTCGAATCTGCTCGAGGCCGAGTTGAATTCAGTCATGCTGCGCGAGCGCTCCGCTTCTACGCCAGCGCTGTTCAAGGGTATCAGCTGGGTAGTTCCTGATCGGCCGTTGCACGCGGAGATCGCGCGAGTTCTCGAGGCAGGATACGTGCGTGGCACCGATTGCTGGCACCTCGCCAGCGCGTTGTATCTGGCTCGTGAGCCGGAAACGTTGATCTTTCTGACACTGGACATGAGGCAGTTGGCCGTCGCCCGCAAGCTCGGATTCCAGGAATAG
- a CDS encoding mechanosensitive ion channel, whose protein sequence is MQHSFAQLTDTFPSQLPDVEPVGFAERLRYSLEQLYQYVPALFGALVILFATYLLARLAEKGLERLLRKIHFNRLLERGGVMQAVERSGSHLNPTRVTAHVVFWFIMFLGMLVAANALGLESLANVFSQLVSYIPSVIAAIAIIIIGIVLGSFVGGLIMASAGGLHGGPTLARVGKAGVVLLAVFMALQELGIATEIVTTAFALLFGAVSLALALSFGLGNRELAGEITREWYNRYRAEREAIDRENAELDREEEMEFGTYTGQHSAPRYGDEQGDETGG, encoded by the coding sequence ATGCAACATTCCTTCGCGCAGCTAACAGACACCTTCCCCAGCCAGCTTCCCGACGTCGAGCCGGTGGGCTTCGCGGAGCGGCTGCGCTACAGTCTGGAGCAGCTGTACCAGTACGTGCCCGCGCTGTTCGGCGCGCTGGTCATTCTCTTCGCGACGTATCTGCTCGCGCGACTGGCGGAGAAGGGACTCGAGCGGCTCCTGCGAAAGATCCACTTCAACCGCCTGCTCGAGCGCGGCGGCGTGATGCAGGCGGTCGAGCGATCGGGGTCGCATCTCAACCCGACGCGGGTCACGGCGCACGTCGTCTTCTGGTTCATCATGTTCCTGGGGATGCTCGTCGCCGCGAACGCGCTCGGCCTCGAGTCGCTGGCGAACGTGTTCTCGCAGCTCGTCAGCTACATCCCGAGCGTGATCGCGGCGATCGCTATCATCATCATCGGCATCGTGCTCGGCAGCTTCGTCGGCGGGCTGATCATGGCGTCGGCGGGCGGACTCCACGGCGGCCCGACGCTCGCGCGCGTCGGGAAGGCGGGAGTGGTGCTGCTCGCGGTGTTCATGGCGCTGCAGGAGCTGGGGATCGCGACCGAAATCGTCACGACCGCGTTCGCGCTGCTGTTCGGCGCGGTGTCGCTGGCGCTTGCACTGTCGTTCGGGCTCGGCAACCGCGAGCTGGCCGGCGAGATCACGCGCGAGTGGTACAACCGGTACCGGGCGGAGCGCGAGGCGATCGACCGGGAGAACGCGGAGCTGGACCGGGAGGAGGAGATGGAGTTTGGGACGTATACGGGTCAGCATTCCGCGCCCCGCTATGGAGATGAGCAGGGGGATGAGACCGGGGGATGA
- a CDS encoding zinc-binding dehydrogenase produces MRALTISTHGGLDSLEYRTDLPVPEPGPGQLRVRVRAAALNHLDIWMLGGLPGVTIQPPWTLGADACGVVDKLGKDTADAAANVGDYVVINPGISCRRCEFCLRGEHSLCVKFGLLGEHLPGTLAEYVIVPATNVRAIPAETQPEIAAAFTLATITAWRMIVSRAQVQAGETVLIWGIGGGVAIAALQIAKLRGATVWVTSSSDAKLARARELGADKALNHAAVDVAAEVRALTGKRGVDVVVDDVGPATWEKSLGSLAKSGRLVTCGATSGPKVETDVRKLFWNQWTILGSTMGSDAEFDAIVGELAQGRLLPPVDSVFDLEDGRAAFERLQTAGRFGKVVVRISNE; encoded by the coding sequence GTGCGAGCACTCACGATATCCACTCACGGCGGGCTCGACTCGCTCGAGTACCGTACGGACCTGCCGGTGCCGGAGCCCGGACCGGGGCAGCTCCGCGTCCGCGTGCGCGCGGCGGCCCTCAATCATCTCGACATCTGGATGCTCGGCGGTCTGCCGGGCGTCACGATCCAGCCGCCGTGGACGCTCGGCGCCGACGCGTGCGGCGTGGTGGACAAGCTCGGTAAGGACACGGCGGATGCAGCCGCCAACGTCGGTGACTACGTCGTCATCAACCCCGGCATCAGCTGCCGGCGCTGCGAGTTCTGCCTGCGCGGCGAGCATTCACTGTGCGTGAAGTTCGGGCTGCTCGGCGAGCACCTTCCCGGAACGCTCGCGGAATACGTGATCGTGCCCGCGACCAACGTGCGCGCCATACCGGCCGAGACTCAGCCCGAGATTGCGGCGGCGTTCACGCTCGCGACGATTACCGCGTGGCGCATGATCGTGTCGCGCGCGCAAGTGCAGGCGGGAGAGACGGTGCTCATCTGGGGGATCGGCGGCGGCGTCGCGATCGCGGCGCTGCAGATCGCCAAGCTGCGCGGGGCGACGGTGTGGGTGACCTCGAGCAGCGACGCCAAGCTCGCGCGCGCCCGCGAGCTCGGCGCGGACAAGGCGCTCAATCACGCGGCGGTGGACGTCGCGGCCGAAGTCCGCGCGCTCACCGGCAAGCGCGGCGTGGACGTGGTCGTGGACGACGTCGGGCCGGCGACGTGGGAGAAATCGCTCGGCTCGCTGGCGAAGTCCGGACGGCTCGTCACGTGCGGCGCGACTTCGGGTCCGAAAGTCGAGACCGACGTGCGCAAGCTGTTCTGGAACCAGTGGACGATCCTCGGCTCGACGATGGGCAGCGACGCCGAGTTCGACGCGATCGTCGGCGAGCTGGCGCAGGGACGGCTCCTGCCGCCGGTAGACAGCGTGTTCGACCTGGAAGACGGACGCGCGGCGTTCGAGCGGCTCCAGACGGCCGGCCGGTTCGGAAAGGTCGTAGTGCGTATCTCTAATGAATGA
- a CDS encoding protein kinase, protein MLPPQTTLNRLASALEGRYSIVREIGTGGMATVYLAEDVRHRRKVAIKVLHPELTAVLGPERFLNEIELTANLQHPHILPLFDSGAADNLLFYVMPFVEGETLRQKLMREQQLPIAEAVRIASDIADALEYAHKHGVVHRDIKPENVLLHEGRPLVADFGIALAVQHAGGERMTQTGMSLGTPQYMAPEQAMGDKAVDHRADIYALGAVTYEMLTGEPPFTGPNAQAVVAKILTTDPSPLVAKRRSVPPQVNAAVLTALEKMPADRFASAAEFSEAIAGRGPTLAHTSATVATVTSAAAPRWRVAALAASGIAVAALALAAWMATSGPGAGAETPNWQYVEMGDTAGVSIANAGLALSPDGATLVFRDAIAGGRLWIKHRSELDARAIPGTERASNPTFSPDGEWVAFIADGRLKKIRVRGGAAITIADSVAGPYGGAAWLEDGSLVYVAPSLIELRRIGEAGGSYSVVLHDTLTGGRGMGYPTPLPRGRGVLVQMCSSGCVSVGVHAVDFRAGTRKAIIEDAIQAWYLPSGHLLYVRADGAALVAPFDLEKLEITGGAVPALESVFRGGGFAQLAWSRSGSLVYLSGAVDFRDAIIVRVSAEGSVSQVDTSWSGQFNSLAISPDGRRLAVGVGVGSSALNIWVKQLDRGPLTRLTFGGRDRRPAWSPDGRLVAFIRDTLTTGMVVTRPADGSGSDRLLLRLPQQLQEVTWTRDGQWLVVRTDNAGQGAGDLIGVRTSGDTTPVLLAGSGFTELHPEVSPDGKWLAYTSIESGRDEVYVRPFPVTGGGLWQVSVGGGSQPRWSRDAKRIFYLDAGNRLTAADVRAAPAFEVVGRRALFAANDFIFDAFHQSYDVGPDGSFFFVTIRQRTGARRQQLVRVDNWFQDLQARLKQ, encoded by the coding sequence ATGCTTCCCCCCCAAACAACCCTGAATCGGCTCGCGTCCGCCCTCGAGGGCCGCTACTCGATCGTCCGCGAGATCGGCACCGGCGGGATGGCGACGGTCTACCTCGCCGAGGACGTCCGGCACAGGCGCAAAGTCGCCATCAAGGTGCTGCACCCCGAGCTGACCGCGGTGCTCGGTCCCGAGCGGTTTCTCAACGAGATCGAGCTCACGGCGAACCTGCAGCACCCGCACATTTTGCCGCTGTTCGATTCGGGCGCCGCGGACAACCTGTTGTTCTACGTCATGCCCTTCGTGGAAGGCGAGACGCTGCGGCAGAAGCTCATGCGCGAGCAGCAGCTCCCGATCGCGGAGGCGGTCAGGATCGCGAGCGACATCGCCGACGCGCTGGAGTACGCGCACAAGCACGGCGTAGTGCATCGCGACATCAAGCCGGAGAACGTGCTGCTGCACGAGGGACGGCCGCTCGTGGCCGACTTCGGGATCGCCCTCGCCGTGCAGCACGCGGGCGGCGAGCGGATGACGCAGACCGGGATGTCGCTGGGAACGCCGCAGTACATGGCGCCGGAGCAGGCGATGGGCGACAAGGCGGTCGATCATCGCGCCGACATCTACGCGCTCGGCGCGGTGACATACGAGATGCTCACCGGCGAGCCGCCGTTCACCGGGCCGAACGCGCAGGCTGTCGTCGCGAAGATCCTCACCACGGATCCGTCGCCGCTCGTAGCCAAGCGCCGCTCGGTGCCGCCGCAGGTGAACGCCGCGGTGCTCACGGCGCTGGAGAAGATGCCGGCCGACAGATTCGCGAGCGCGGCGGAATTCTCCGAGGCGATCGCGGGCCGCGGGCCGACGCTCGCGCACACCAGCGCGACTGTCGCGACGGTCACTTCCGCCGCCGCGCCGCGCTGGCGAGTGGCTGCGCTGGCGGCGTCGGGAATTGCGGTAGCGGCGCTCGCGCTGGCCGCGTGGATGGCGACGAGTGGCCCGGGCGCCGGCGCGGAAACGCCCAACTGGCAGTACGTCGAGATGGGCGACACCGCCGGCGTCAGCATCGCGAACGCCGGCCTGGCGCTCTCTCCCGACGGAGCGACCCTCGTTTTCCGTGACGCCATCGCGGGCGGCCGTCTCTGGATCAAGCATCGCTCGGAGCTCGACGCGCGCGCGATCCCCGGCACCGAGCGCGCGTCGAATCCGACTTTCTCCCCCGACGGCGAGTGGGTCGCCTTCATAGCCGACGGGAGGCTGAAGAAGATCCGCGTTCGGGGAGGCGCGGCGATCACGATCGCCGATTCCGTCGCCGGCCCATACGGCGGAGCGGCCTGGCTCGAGGACGGGTCGCTGGTCTATGTGGCGCCATCTCTCATCGAGCTCCGCCGAATCGGCGAGGCCGGCGGATCGTACTCGGTGGTGCTGCACGACACGCTGACGGGCGGGCGGGGGATGGGCTATCCCACTCCGCTCCCACGCGGACGTGGCGTGCTGGTGCAGATGTGCAGCTCCGGCTGCGTCTCAGTCGGAGTGCACGCGGTGGATTTCAGAGCGGGGACACGGAAGGCGATCATCGAGGATGCAATCCAGGCCTGGTATCTGCCTTCCGGCCACCTGCTGTACGTGCGCGCCGACGGAGCGGCGCTTGTCGCGCCCTTCGATCTTGAAAAGCTCGAGATCACCGGAGGAGCCGTGCCCGCGCTCGAGAGCGTGTTTCGGGGAGGAGGCTTTGCGCAGCTCGCCTGGTCGCGCTCCGGCAGCCTGGTCTACTTGTCGGGAGCGGTCGACTTCCGCGACGCGATCATCGTCCGCGTCAGCGCGGAAGGAAGCGTCAGCCAGGTAGATACGTCCTGGTCGGGCCAGTTCAATTCGCTTGCGATTTCGCCCGACGGCCGACGCCTCGCTGTCGGCGTCGGCGTGGGAAGCAGCGCATTGAATATCTGGGTCAAGCAGCTGGACCGCGGGCCGCTCACGCGCCTGACTTTCGGGGGTCGGGACCGGCGCCCAGCCTGGTCACCGGACGGTCGGCTCGTGGCATTCATCCGCGACACGCTCACGACCGGCATGGTTGTCACCCGGCCCGCGGACGGAAGCGGCTCGGATCGTCTCCTGCTCCGCCTGCCGCAGCAGCTCCAGGAAGTGACGTGGACGCGCGACGGTCAGTGGCTGGTGGTCCGGACCGACAACGCCGGCCAAGGTGCCGGCGACCTGATTGGAGTTCGCACCAGCGGTGATACCACGCCGGTGCTGCTCGCGGGTAGCGGGTTCACCGAGCTGCATCCCGAAGTCTCGCCCGACGGCAAATGGCTAGCGTACACATCCATCGAATCGGGACGGGATGAAGTGTACGTGCGGCCGTTCCCGGTCACCGGCGGCGGCTTGTGGCAGGTGTCCGTCGGCGGCGGGAGCCAGCCGCGCTGGTCCAGGGATGCGAAGCGGATCTTTTACCTCGACGCGGGCAACCGCCTCACAGCCGCGGACGTGCGCGCCGCTCCCGCCTTCGAGGTTGTCGGACGGCGCGCTCTATTCGCTGCGAACGATTTCATTTTCGACGCGTTTCACCAGTCTTACGACGTCGGCCCCGACGGAAGCTTCTTCTTCGTTACCATCCGCCAGCGGACCGGCGCGCGGCGGCAACAACTGGTGCGGGTGGACAACTGGTTCCAGGACCTCCAGGCGCGGCTGAAGCAGTGA
- the odhB gene encoding 2-oxoglutarate dehydrogenase complex dihydrolipoyllysine-residue succinyltransferase has translation MISLKVPPLGESIVEATVSRWTKQEGEAVAAGDTVVELETDKITVEVPALKAGVVARHAKKEGDVVKVNEVLGEIDDTKTESTAPAAAPSKAEAPPAPAAEMKSSPAARRVADESGVDISAVQGTGRGGVVSKPDVLEAARAGTAAGTVPEGRPDAGSTEAASSATKATAQQAPQGAKLAAAVGPDRGARTQTPATDGSRETREKMSTRRKRIAEHLLESQHSTAHLTTFNEIDMTAVMSLRDRLKERTEKEHGVKLSFMPFFVKAACLALKSFPNINAQLDGDSILYKHYVHMGIAVASDQGLVVPNVKDADSKGMIQIARGIADVAKRARDGKLTMDDLTGGTFTITNGGVFGSLVSTPIINYPQVGILGLHKIQDRPVVIDGKIEARPMMYVALSYDHRIVDGQHSVLFLVRLKELMEDPAAMLVD, from the coding sequence ATGATCTCGCTTAAAGTCCCGCCGCTCGGCGAATCCATCGTGGAAGCGACCGTCTCGCGCTGGACCAAGCAGGAAGGCGAAGCCGTCGCGGCCGGCGACACCGTGGTGGAGCTGGAGACGGACAAGATCACCGTCGAGGTCCCGGCGCTGAAAGCCGGGGTCGTCGCTCGACACGCCAAGAAGGAAGGCGACGTCGTGAAGGTGAACGAAGTCCTGGGCGAGATCGACGACACGAAGACCGAGAGTACCGCGCCCGCCGCCGCCCCGTCCAAAGCCGAAGCGCCGCCCGCGCCGGCTGCCGAAATGAAATCCTCGCCCGCCGCGCGCCGCGTTGCCGACGAGTCCGGGGTCGACATCAGTGCGGTTCAAGGAACAGGGCGCGGCGGCGTCGTGAGCAAGCCTGATGTTCTCGAGGCTGCCCGCGCCGGAACCGCGGCCGGCACCGTGCCCGAGGGGCGCCCCGATGCCGGATCGACGGAGGCGGCGTCTTCGGCGACCAAGGCGACTGCGCAGCAGGCGCCGCAGGGAGCCAAGCTAGCCGCTGCAGTCGGCCCGGATCGGGGCGCCCGCACACAGACACCAGCCACCGACGGCTCTCGCGAGACACGCGAAAAGATGTCGACGCGGCGCAAGCGGATCGCCGAGCACCTGCTCGAGAGCCAGCACTCGACCGCGCACCTGACCACGTTCAACGAGATCGACATGACCGCCGTCATGTCGCTGCGCGATCGACTGAAGGAGCGCACGGAAAAGGAGCACGGCGTCAAGCTCTCGTTCATGCCGTTCTTCGTGAAGGCCGCGTGTCTCGCGCTGAAGAGCTTCCCGAACATCAACGCGCAGCTCGACGGCGACAGCATTTTGTACAAGCACTACGTGCACATGGGGATCGCGGTCGCGTCCGACCAGGGGCTCGTCGTCCCGAACGTGAAGGACGCCGACAGCAAAGGGATGATCCAGATCGCGCGCGGCATCGCCGACGTCGCCAAGCGCGCGCGCGACGGCAAGCTGACGATGGACGACCTTACCGGCGGAACGTTCACCATCACCAACGGCGGCGTCTTCGGCTCACTGGTGTCCACGCCGATCATCAACTACCCGCAGGTGGGCATTCTCGGGCTGCACAAGATCCAGGACCGGCCTGTCGTGATCGACGGGAAGATCGAGGCGCGCCCGATGATGTACGTCGCGCTGTCGTACGACCACCGCATCGTGGACGGACAGCACTCCGTGCTTTTCCTCGTACGGCTCAAGGAGCTGATGGAAGACCCCGCGGCGATGCTGGTGGACTGA